The following are from one region of the Thiocapsa rosea genome:
- a CDS encoding arylsulfatase has protein sequence MKQRPIEPNAPRFRPDGRRGLTALALTLTTLGAALGVVGPAGAADKPNILVVWGDDIGQSNISAYSRGMVGYQTPNIDRIANEGMLFTDYYAEQSCTAGRASFVLGQSVFRSGLSKVGLPGAKEGISTQDPTIAVVLKDQGYATGQFGKNHLGDRDEHLPTNHGFDEFFGNLYHLNAEEEPENEDYPADLVLEDGQTFRQKFGPRGVIHSWAMPDGTQKIEDTGPLTKKRMETVDDETSARALEFITEQTQAGKPWFVWWNGTRMHFRTHVKDELRGISGQDEYADGMVEHDRHIGQFLTKLDELGIADNTIVFYSTDNGPHKNTWPDAGVNPFRGEKNTNWEGGWRVPAMVRWPGVIPPASVSNEIVHHMDWMPTLAAAAGKADLKDDLLDGYTSSALGRDYKAHLDGYDVSAHLKDSENTPSPRKEVFYFSDDGDLTALRYGDWKILFMEQKTPGTLRVWMDEFSPLRVPLIFNLRRDPYEQATITSNTYHDWQLDRAFMLVPAQGYVGRFLSTFQDYPPRMKAASFSLDKVMEALAPPGG, from the coding sequence ATGAAGCAACGACCAATTGAACCAAACGCCCCGCGGTTTCGCCCGGATGGCCGGCGCGGTCTGACCGCGCTGGCCTTGACGCTGACGACACTCGGCGCCGCGCTCGGCGTTGTGGGCCCCGCGGGCGCGGCCGACAAGCCAAACATCCTCGTCGTCTGGGGAGACGACATCGGCCAGTCGAATATCAGCGCCTACTCCAGGGGCATGGTCGGCTACCAGACCCCCAATATCGACCGCATCGCCAACGAAGGGATGCTCTTCACCGACTATTACGCCGAGCAATCCTGCACGGCCGGTCGTGCCTCCTTCGTACTCGGTCAGAGCGTGTTCCGCTCCGGACTGTCCAAGGTCGGTCTTCCCGGGGCCAAGGAGGGCATCAGCACGCAGGACCCGACCATCGCCGTGGTGCTCAAGGATCAGGGCTACGCGACCGGCCAATTCGGCAAGAACCACCTCGGGGACCGCGACGAGCACCTCCCCACGAACCACGGATTCGATGAGTTTTTCGGCAACCTCTACCACCTCAACGCCGAGGAAGAGCCGGAGAACGAGGACTACCCCGCCGACCTGGTGCTGGAGGATGGACAGACCTTCCGGCAGAAGTTCGGCCCGCGCGGCGTCATCCACTCCTGGGCCATGCCCGACGGCACGCAGAAGATTGAGGATACCGGGCCGCTCACCAAGAAGCGCATGGAGACGGTGGACGATGAAACGTCGGCCCGCGCCCTCGAGTTCATCACTGAGCAGACCCAGGCCGGCAAGCCCTGGTTCGTTTGGTGGAACGGCACCCGCATGCACTTCCGCACCCACGTCAAGGATGAGCTGCGCGGCATCTCCGGCCAGGACGAATACGCCGACGGCATGGTCGAGCATGATCGCCACATCGGTCAGTTCCTGACCAAGCTCGACGAGCTCGGCATCGCCGACAACACGATCGTCTTCTATTCCACCGACAACGGCCCGCACAAGAACACCTGGCCCGATGCCGGCGTGAATCCCTTCCGCGGGGAGAAGAACACCAACTGGGAGGGCGGCTGGCGGGTGCCCGCCATGGTGCGTTGGCCGGGCGTGATCCCGCCTGCCTCGGTCAGCAACGAGATCGTCCACCACATGGACTGGATGCCGACGCTCGCCGCCGCGGCCGGCAAGGCTGACCTCAAGGACGATCTGCTCGACGGCTATACCTCCAGCGCACTGGGCCGGGACTACAAGGCCCATCTCGACGGCTATGACGTCTCCGCGCACCTGAAGGACAGCGAGAACACCCCGAGCCCCCGCAAGGAGGTCTTCTATTTCTCCGACGACGGCGACCTGACCGCCCTGCGCTACGGCGACTGGAAGATCCTCTTCATGGAGCAGAAGACGCCGGGAACCTTGCGCGTCTGGATGGACGAATTCAGCCCGCTGCGCGTGCCGCTGATCTTCAACCTGCGCCGCGATCCCTACGAGCAGGCAACCATCACCTCCAACACCTACCACGACTGGCAGCTTGACCGGGCCTTCATGCTGGTCCCGGCGCAGGGCTACGTGGGCCGGTTCCTGTCGACCTTCCAGGACTACCCGCCGCGGATGAAGGCGGCGAGCTTCAGCCTGGACAAGGTCATGGAGGCACTGGCACCGCCGGGAGGCTGA
- a CDS encoding DUF4239 domain-containing protein: MLELGRRLGIRRLASDPAGAQAGTGAVEGAVFALVGLLIAFTFSGAASRFDARRDLIVAETNAVGTAWLRLDLLPADQPAIRDSFLRYVDARLAVYRKLPDLEAAHAELAKATGLQATIWAQAIAAGQSQGASPDAIKLLLPALNEMFDITTTRTMATQAHPPFVIYGMLIALALASALLAGFGMAGSKSRSWLHILGFAGVMAVAVYLIIDLEFPRLGLIRVDTFDQALVELRASMP, from the coding sequence ATGCTGGAATTGGGTCGACGGCTCGGCATTCGGCGACTGGCGAGCGACCCTGCGGGTGCGCAGGCCGGAACCGGCGCGGTCGAGGGTGCGGTCTTTGCGCTCGTGGGCTTGCTGATCGCCTTCACCTTTTCCGGGGCCGCGTCGCGCTTCGACGCGCGACGTGACCTGATCGTTGCGGAAACCAACGCCGTCGGGACCGCCTGGCTGAGGCTCGATCTGCTGCCCGCCGACCAACCGGCCATCCGCGACAGCTTCCTTCGGTATGTGGATGCCCGGCTGGCGGTCTACCGCAAACTGCCGGATCTCGAGGCAGCGCACGCAGAACTGGCGAAGGCGACGGGCTTGCAGGCGACGATCTGGGCGCAGGCCATCGCCGCGGGTCAAAGCCAGGGCGCCTCACCCGATGCCATCAAGCTGCTGTTGCCCGCGCTCAACGAGATGTTCGATATCACCACCACGCGGACGATGGCGACACAAGCACACCCGCCCTTCGTCATCTACGGCATGTTGATTGCGCTGGCGCTGGCCAGTGCACTGCTGGCCGGTTTCGGTATGGCCGGCAGCAAGTCGCGCAGTTGGCTCCACATCCTCGGTTTCGCGGGTGTAATGGCGGTGGCGGTTTACCTCATCATCGATCTGGAATTCCCCCGGCTCGGTCTGATCCGGGTCGATACCTTTGACCAAGCGTTGGTCGAATTACGGGCAAGCATGCCATGA
- a CDS encoding alpha/beta hydrolase — MTQSFPESIPKLSILLVALLLLAGCATPARQLMPTPELYRQPGGVPVFDSTAVQRHGTDVDLLYVTDRGPETTADGTTIPYGQVRARQIRFGTAQVRLTPAITWDALREQSQLGERTREIALELGAVEELGQFPNEPYQLHRLPNGLIERDRDELARHDAAKEGLTREIERRLAESSSKDVMLYVHGFNETFDSAAYTAAELCHFLGRQDVCAFFTWPASSSGNVLTSYTTTTESADYAVEHLKKTIRMIARTPGVEGLQLLAHSRGTAVMLRAVRELGLEAISAGQEPMQVYRIDNLVLMSPDIDVDIAAQQITGLLSDPDLVTVWPEGRLPRLLKGRMTIYASPEDRALLVSKILFRSRNRVGQLRPEDLQPRAQAYFETLGKVDLITYEGDRTDLFGHSYFTTNPRVSSDLIAMLRYGKQLGEPGRELIRTGKVTWKFPPSTGQ, encoded by the coding sequence ATGACGCAATCGTTCCCCGAATCGATCCCCAAGCTATCGATCCTGTTGGTCGCCTTGCTGCTGCTGGCCGGCTGCGCGACACCGGCCCGCCAGTTGATGCCCACGCCGGAACTGTATCGGCAACCCGGAGGGGTACCGGTCTTCGACAGCACGGCGGTCCAACGACACGGCACGGATGTGGACCTGCTGTACGTGACCGACCGCGGCCCGGAGACCACGGCGGATGGCACCACGATCCCCTATGGCCAGGTCCGCGCCCGGCAAATCCGCTTCGGCACCGCCCAGGTACGCCTGACGCCGGCCATCACCTGGGACGCCCTGCGCGAGCAGAGCCAACTCGGCGAGCGCACCCGGGAGATCGCTCTGGAGCTGGGTGCCGTCGAAGAACTGGGACAATTTCCGAACGAGCCCTACCAACTGCATCGGCTGCCGAACGGCTTGATCGAACGCGATCGTGACGAGCTTGCCCGTCACGATGCGGCCAAAGAGGGACTGACCCGGGAGATCGAGCGCCGCCTGGCGGAGTCATCCTCCAAGGACGTCATGCTCTACGTCCATGGCTTCAACGAGACCTTCGACTCCGCCGCCTACACCGCCGCGGAGCTGTGCCATTTCCTGGGTCGACAGGACGTCTGCGCCTTCTTTACCTGGCCCGCCTCTTCCAGCGGCAACGTCCTGACCTCCTACACCACGACCACGGAGTCCGCGGACTATGCCGTGGAGCACCTGAAGAAGACCATCCGCATGATCGCCCGCACCCCCGGGGTCGAGGGGCTGCAACTGTTGGCCCACAGTCGCGGTACGGCGGTCATGCTGCGCGCCGTGCGCGAGTTGGGCCTGGAGGCCATCTCCGCGGGTCAGGAGCCGATGCAGGTCTATCGGATCGACAACCTGGTGCTGATGTCGCCGGACATCGACGTGGACATCGCCGCCCAGCAGATTACCGGTCTCCTGTCCGATCCGGACCTGGTCACGGTCTGGCCCGAGGGCCGACTGCCACGCCTCCTGAAGGGGCGCATGACGATCTATGCCTCTCCGGAAGATCGGGCGCTGCTGGTCTCCAAGATCCTCTTCCGCAGCCGCAATCGGGTCGGCCAACTGCGCCCGGAGGACCTCCAACCGAGGGCCCAGGCGTATTTCGAAACGCTCGGCAAGGTCGATCTGATCACCTACGAGGGTGATCGCACCGATCTCTTCGGGCACTCCTACTTCACCACCAATCCCCGGGTCAGCTCCGACTTGATCGCCATGCTCCGCTACGGCAAGCAGCTCGGTGAGCCGGGGCGCGAGCTGATCCGGACCGGCAAGGTCACCTGGAAATTCCCGCCCTCCACCGGGCAATAG
- a CDS encoding HAD family hydrolase, whose protein sequence is MHRLALSAVLVLAALSAAADPLPSWKDGPAKQAITGFVTDVTKAGGKDFVPPAQRIAVFDNDGTLWIEQPMYTQLAFVLDRLKVLAPAHPEWTEQQPFKAALEGDLATLGAAGSEGLLQLVIATHSGMTSAEFETIALDWIGAARHPRFQQPYTQLIYQPMLELLEYLRGNGFKTFIVSGGGADFMRPWSETVYGIPPEQVIGSQIAQRFEVRDGVPVIVREPEVAFIDDQAGKPVGIQRHIGRRPILAFGNSDGDIQMLQWTTGAPGPSLGLILHHTDAEREYAYDRESHFGRLDKALALAPENGWVLVSMKDAWSHLFPPTQGSQPDE, encoded by the coding sequence ATGCACCGACTCGCTCTATCCGCCGTCTTGGTCCTCGCGGCCCTATCCGCGGCCGCCGACCCGTTACCCTCCTGGAAGGACGGCCCCGCCAAGCAGGCCATTACCGGCTTCGTCACCGACGTGACGAAGGCCGGGGGAAAGGACTTCGTTCCGCCGGCCCAGCGCATCGCCGTCTTCGACAACGACGGGACCCTGTGGATCGAGCAGCCCATGTATACCCAACTCGCCTTTGTGCTGGATCGGCTAAAGGTCCTGGCGCCCGCGCACCCGGAGTGGACAGAGCAGCAGCCCTTCAAGGCCGCCCTGGAAGGCGACCTGGCGACCCTGGGGGCCGCTGGAAGCGAGGGTCTGCTGCAACTCGTGATCGCGACCCACAGCGGCATGACCAGTGCCGAATTCGAGACGATCGCCTTGGATTGGATCGGCGCCGCTCGCCACCCGCGTTTCCAACAGCCCTACACGCAACTCATCTACCAACCCATGCTGGAGCTGCTGGAGTATTTGCGGGGGAACGGCTTCAAGACCTTCATCGTCTCCGGGGGCGGGGCCGACTTCATGCGCCCCTGGTCCGAGACGGTCTACGGCATCCCGCCGGAGCAGGTCATCGGCTCGCAGATCGCGCAGCGTTTCGAGGTCCGCGACGGCGTACCTGTGATCGTGCGCGAGCCCGAGGTGGCCTTCATCGATGACCAGGCCGGCAAGCCGGTGGGCATCCAACGCCACATCGGGCGCCGCCCGATCCTCGCCTTCGGCAACTCCGACGGAGACATCCAAATGCTGCAATGGACCACCGGTGCGCCCGGCCCGAGTCTTGGTCTGATCCTCCATCACACCGACGCCGAGCGCGAGTATGCCTACGACCGGGAGAGCCACTTCGGAAGGCTCGACAAAGCCTTGGCGTTGGCGCCCGAGAACGGTTGGGTGCTGGTCTCCATGAAGGATGCCTGGTCGCACCTGTTTCCGCCGACGCAAGGGTCCCAGCCGGATGAGTAG
- a CDS encoding DUF3300 domain-containing protein → MQNRRHRLGRSLAPIIVAVCVAVTPQLALGAESTTPPADAFPPEQIVQLVAPIALYPDALIAQILMASTYPLDVVQAKRWLDDHEDIEGGALDQAVKEEPWDDSVKALVFFPSVVAFMNDNLDWTQDLGDAVLAQQGEVTETIQRLRAEADRTGALASNEQQRVEKAGDTIIIQPAQPEVVYVPTYDPVTVYGESNPPAQSYYPDAYADATASYQSGYAAGQAAEESASSGIGTDSLIGFGVGALAGGLLTAAIMWDDDDDWNDRLYYGGRGYYGAPSYWARNEYWDNNGWREPANITVDRSRNLDIDRNVERGDIEVNRGIVGNEVAKWEHNPERRGGVRYRDASTENRFAAKRGAANINRDAARGRLKSTDRQVKAPNLDQVRREGAAGGKVAAVAETRPAGGDARAKVQAKAPAVKAKAPAIKAKAKPKVQAAAATKRPVNREVKRPAVAPAKRPAAASKPLAQRPAVPRASAPKASAFKASKPAVSRAASNRGGASRAAAGQRGGGGGAARGGGGLRR, encoded by the coding sequence ATGCAAAACCGACGGCACCGTCTCGGCCGATCGCTGGCCCCCATCATTGTCGCCGTCTGCGTCGCCGTCACGCCGCAGCTCGCACTCGGGGCGGAGTCGACCACGCCGCCGGCCGATGCCTTCCCCCCGGAGCAGATCGTGCAGCTCGTCGCCCCCATCGCACTCTATCCCGATGCCCTGATCGCCCAGATTCTGATGGCGAGCACCTATCCGCTGGACGTGGTGCAGGCGAAACGCTGGCTCGACGACCATGAAGACATCGAGGGCGGAGCCTTGGACCAGGCGGTCAAGGAGGAGCCGTGGGACGACAGCGTGAAGGCGCTGGTGTTCTTCCCGAGCGTGGTCGCGTTCATGAACGACAACCTGGACTGGACTCAGGACCTGGGCGATGCGGTACTGGCCCAGCAGGGCGAGGTCACCGAGACCATTCAACGTCTGCGCGCGGAGGCCGACCGGACCGGCGCGCTCGCCAGCAACGAACAACAGCGGGTCGAGAAGGCCGGCGACACCATCATCATCCAGCCTGCGCAGCCGGAGGTCGTCTACGTGCCCACCTATGACCCGGTGACGGTCTACGGCGAGAGCAATCCGCCGGCTCAGTCCTATTACCCCGATGCCTATGCCGACGCCACCGCCAGCTACCAGTCCGGCTATGCGGCGGGCCAGGCGGCCGAGGAGTCCGCCTCGAGCGGCATCGGCACCGACAGTCTGATCGGCTTCGGAGTAGGAGCCTTGGCGGGAGGTCTGCTCACCGCGGCCATCATGTGGGACGACGATGACGACTGGAACGACCGACTCTACTACGGCGGTCGCGGCTATTACGGTGCTCCGAGCTACTGGGCTCGCAACGAATACTGGGACAACAACGGCTGGCGAGAACCGGCCAACATCACTGTCGACCGCAGCCGCAACCTCGACATCGACCGCAACGTCGAGCGCGGCGACATCGAGGTCAACCGCGGCATCGTCGGCAACGAGGTCGCAAAATGGGAGCACAACCCCGAGCGGCGCGGCGGCGTGCGCTACCGGGATGCCTCCACCGAGAACCGGTTCGCCGCCAAGCGCGGCGCGGCGAACATCAATCGCGACGCTGCGCGCGGGCGCCTGAAGAGCACCGACCGGCAGGTCAAGGCCCCGAATCTCGACCAGGTCAGGCGCGAGGGCGCGGCCGGCGGCAAGGTCGCCGCGGTCGCGGAGACGCGCCCTGCCGGCGGGGACGCGCGTGCCAAGGTGCAGGCCAAGGCGCCGGCCGTGAAGGCGAAGGCGCCCGCCATCAAGGCCAAAGCCAAACCCAAGGTGCAAGCGGCCGCCGCGACCAAGCGACCGGTGAATCGCGAGGTCAAACGTCCGGCGGTGGCGCCGGCCAAGCGCCCGGCAGCGGCATCGAAACCCTTGGCGCAGCGCCCGGCGGTTCCACGGGCTTCGGCGCCGAAGGCCAGTGCATTCAAGGCAAGCAAGCCGGCCGTCAGCCGCGCCGCCAGCAATCGCGGCGGGGCCAGTCGAGCCGCAGCGGGCCAGCGTGGCGGGGGCGGCGGAGCGGCTCGGGGTGGCGGCGGGCTGAGACGCTGA
- a CDS encoding DUF2950 domain-containing protein — translation MKTTSALLACLPLVLVMTHSRAAVEEMTPATDSAPGPEATEVSVQPPMSFETPDAAVMALIDAAASEDRDALFAVLGSDLDALVSGDPVADALDRRRFVELSQEAAQLEDETDDSAILVIGPEDWPFPIPLAKDDRGWSFDTQAGLEELLDRRIGLNELHAVATARAFVDAQVEYAAADPDGDGVRAYAGRFWSTEGTRDGLYWPTNEGEPESPMGPLVDDAVEEGYEVGDDGEGRRPYHGYYFKILTAQGPSAPGGAKSYLECGKLANGFGLLAWPASYGNSGIMSFQVNQRGMVYQANLGEDTAAVAETIDAYDPGADWVPVVD, via the coding sequence ATGAAGACGACCAGCGCTTTGCTTGCCTGCTTGCCCCTCGTGCTTGTGATGACCCATTCCCGCGCCGCCGTGGAGGAGATGACTCCGGCGACTGATTCGGCTCCCGGTCCGGAGGCGACCGAGGTGTCGGTCCAGCCGCCGATGTCGTTCGAGACCCCGGATGCCGCCGTCATGGCCCTGATCGACGCGGCTGCCTCCGAGGATCGCGACGCACTCTTCGCTGTGCTCGGATCGGACCTCGACGCGCTCGTCTCCGGCGACCCGGTCGCGGATGCTCTCGATCGTCGGCGCTTCGTGGAGTTGTCCCAAGAGGCAGCGCAGCTTGAGGACGAGACGGACGACAGCGCCATCCTGGTGATCGGCCCCGAGGACTGGCCCTTCCCGATCCCCTTGGCCAAGGACGATCGGGGGTGGTCCTTCGATACGCAGGCCGGGCTCGAAGAGCTCTTGGACAGACGCATCGGACTCAACGAGCTGCATGCCGTCGCGACCGCCCGCGCCTTCGTGGATGCCCAGGTGGAGTACGCCGCAGCCGATCCGGACGGCGACGGCGTGCGGGCCTACGCGGGGCGTTTCTGGAGCACCGAAGGCACACGGGACGGACTCTATTGGCCGACGAACGAGGGCGAGCCCGAGAGTCCCATGGGACCCCTGGTGGACGATGCCGTCGAGGAAGGCTACGAGGTCGGCGACGACGGGGAGGGGCGGCGGCCTTACCACGGTTATTACTTCAAGATCCTCACCGCACAAGGACCGAGCGCGCCGGGCGGGGCCAAGAGTTATCTCGAATGCGGCAAGTTGGCGAACGGTTTCGGTCTGCTCGCCTGGCCTGCAAGCTACGGCAATTCCGGGATCATGAGCTTCCAGGTCAACCAGCGCGGCATGGTCTATCAGGCGAATCTCGGCGAAGACACCGCTGCTGTCGCCGAGACCATCGATGCCTACGACCCCGGCGCGGATTGGGTGCCGGTCGTGGATTGA